A section of the Pseudomonas prosekii genome encodes:
- a CDS encoding DUF6124 family protein, with the protein MFKVTPNPPHTDPVPYDASFDLDPEKIKAAADRALKIYLNPGATKAQIAPRKPSSIFAIDPSADDETLLVDACDAFASASIIVNDLVGLTENPRRQTLLVLQRVITMGELAVNRVLDNHKPG; encoded by the coding sequence ATGTTCAAAGTAACCCCGAATCCGCCGCACACCGATCCAGTACCCTACGACGCCTCTTTCGATCTCGACCCCGAAAAGATCAAAGCAGCCGCCGACCGCGCGCTCAAAATCTACCTGAACCCCGGGGCGACGAAAGCGCAGATAGCGCCCCGCAAACCCAGCAGCATCTTCGCCATCGACCCGTCGGCAGATGACGAGACCTTACTCGTCGATGCGTGCGATGCATTTGCGTCCGCGAGCATCATCGTCAACGACCTTGTCGGCCTGACGGAGAATCCACGACGCCAAACGCTGCTGGTGCTGCAACGGGTGATCACGATGGGCGAGTTAGCGGTCAATCGCGTACTGGATAACCACAAGCCCGGCTAG
- a CDS encoding DUF2790 domain-containing protein: MKMLILGFAALLATGSAFADTQPQRSVIHDKPGFFVHLDVDKVLSSTDISQACGIIPARLDYLDHKGLEHVLDYQVEGTGCINDN; the protein is encoded by the coding sequence ATGAAAATGTTAATTCTCGGTTTCGCCGCCCTCCTCGCCACCGGTTCGGCGTTTGCCGACACCCAACCACAGCGCTCGGTGATTCATGACAAACCCGGTTTCTTCGTTCACCTGGATGTCGACAAAGTGCTGTCCAGCACCGATATCTCACAAGCGTGCGGGATTATTCCTGCGCGGCTCGACTACCTGGACCACAAAGGCCTGGAGCACGTGCTCGATTACCAAGTCGAAGGCACCGGTTGCATCAATGACAATTGA
- a CDS encoding heavy metal sensor histidine kinase: protein MTRRAHSLTLRLALLFALLAFASLATLGVALYRELERELVRRDDAALITRVDQMRTLLNDSNTLDLIKTKPALFQNMLGNRESVLTIGEPGQKPLLVVNPGNLLIPTLSPVAMDRPLALSDVQHFPSVDGVPFAAASAIIDSGDVGSLQVLTGRLMTERTSVLANYRLRVYILASIAALLLALCGYWLLYHGLRPLRRLAVHAQGIGVGNLGERLGSEGAPLEIVPMIDAFNGVLDRLATGFVQLGQVSTDMAHELRTPINNLLGETQVALQQNRSVEAYQQLLASNVEELERLARMLDNMLFLARTDPASALRQRQELDAADEMERMADYFEGLAADVGISINAHGSGVICAEPMLLRRALANLCSNAIKYGAPDSELVVSATPSSDGIFLRVSNRGATIAPEHLPKLFDRFYRVDESRERSAQANGLGLSIVATIMQLHSGRYGVTSADGLTCFELFFPARVLEG, encoded by the coding sequence ATGACCCGCAGAGCGCATTCCCTGACGCTGCGCCTGGCGCTGTTGTTTGCCCTGCTCGCCTTCGCCTCGTTGGCGACATTGGGCGTGGCGTTGTACCGCGAACTCGAGCGTGAGCTGGTGCGCCGCGATGATGCGGCGCTGATCACTCGCGTCGATCAGATGCGCACGCTGCTCAATGACAGCAATACGCTGGACCTGATCAAGACCAAACCGGCGCTGTTCCAGAACATGCTCGGCAACCGCGAGTCGGTGCTGACCATTGGCGAGCCGGGGCAAAAGCCGCTGCTGGTGGTCAACCCCGGCAACCTGCTGATACCGACGTTGTCGCCGGTGGCGATGGACCGTCCGCTGGCACTGAGCGATGTGCAGCATTTCCCCAGCGTCGATGGCGTGCCGTTTGCGGCAGCGTCGGCGATCATCGATTCCGGCGACGTCGGCAGCCTGCAAGTACTGACCGGGCGGCTGATGACCGAGCGCACCAGCGTGCTCGCCAACTACCGGTTGCGCGTGTACATCCTGGCCAGCATCGCCGCGTTGCTGCTCGCGCTCTGCGGTTACTGGCTGCTTTATCACGGACTGCGCCCGCTGCGACGGCTCGCGGTGCACGCGCAAGGCATCGGCGTCGGCAACCTCGGCGAACGCCTTGGCAGCGAAGGCGCGCCGCTGGAAATCGTGCCGATGATCGACGCGTTTAACGGCGTGCTCGACCGCCTCGCCACCGGCTTCGTGCAACTCGGCCAAGTCTCCACCGACATGGCCCACGAACTGCGCACGCCGATCAACAATTTGCTCGGCGAAACCCAAGTCGCCCTCCAGCAAAACCGCAGCGTCGAAGCCTACCAACAACTGCTCGCCTCCAACGTCGAAGAACTCGAACGCCTGGCGCGCATGCTCGACAACATGCTGTTCCTCGCCCGCACCGACCCCGCCAGCGCCTTGCGCCAACGCCAGGAACTGGACGCGGCCGACGAAATGGAACGCATGGCGGATTATTTTGAAGGCTTGGCGGCGGACGTCGGCATCAGCATCAACGCGCATGGCAGCGGCGTGATCTGCGCCGAGCCGATGTTGCTGCGCCGGGCATTGGCCAACCTGTGTTCGAACGCCATCAAGTACGGCGCGCCAGATTCGGAATTGGTCGTCAGCGCGACGCCCTCCTCCGACGGCATCTTTCTGCGCGTGAGCAACCGAGGCGCGACCATTGCGCCGGAGCATCTGCCGAAATTGTTTGACCGGTTTTATCGCGTCGATGAGTCGCGGGAGCGATCGGCGCAAGCGAACGGATTGGGCTTGTCGATTGTGGCGACGATCATGCAGTTGCACAGCGGAAGGTATGGCGTGACCAGCGCGGACGGATTGACGTGTTTTGAGTTGTTTTTTCCGGCGCGGGTGTTGGAGGGATAG
- a CDS encoding heavy metal response regulator transcription factor — MNILVVEDEPKAGNYLLNGLQELGYSVSLARNGVDGLHLALETSFDVIVLDVMMPKMDGWEVLRRLRKEADTPVLFLSARDDIADRIKGLELGADDYLIKPFSFAELVARLRTLTRRGPSREEEQLQVADLQIDVLKRRITRAGARITLTNKEFALLHLFATHQGQVLSRSLIASRVWDMNFDSDTNVVDVAVRRLRMKVDDPFQLKLIHSVRGIGYRFDTQP, encoded by the coding sequence ATGAACATCCTTGTCGTTGAAGACGAGCCGAAGGCAGGCAATTACCTGCTCAACGGCCTGCAGGAACTCGGTTACTCGGTGAGCCTGGCGCGTAATGGCGTCGACGGCCTGCACCTGGCACTGGAAACCTCGTTCGACGTCATCGTGCTCGACGTGATGATGCCGAAAATGGACGGCTGGGAAGTGTTGCGGCGCTTGCGCAAAGAGGCCGACACGCCAGTGTTGTTTCTCAGCGCTCGCGATGACATTGCCGACCGCATCAAAGGCCTCGAACTGGGCGCCGACGACTACCTGATCAAACCGTTTTCCTTCGCCGAACTGGTGGCGCGCCTGCGCACGTTGACCCGTCGCGGCCCGTCCCGCGAAGAGGAACAACTGCAAGTCGCTGACCTGCAGATTGACGTGCTCAAGCGCCGCATCACCCGTGCCGGTGCGCGCATCACCCTGACCAATAAAGAATTCGCCTTGCTGCATTTGTTTGCCACGCATCAGGGCCAAGTGCTGTCGCGCTCTCTGATTGCCTCGCGGGTGTGGGACATGAATTTCGACAGCGACACTAATGTCGTCGATGTCGCGGTGCGGCGTTTGCGCATGAAAGTCGATGACCCGTTTCAACTGAAACTGATCCACAGCGTGCGCGGTATCGGCTACCGCTTTGATACGCAGCCATGA